The Deefgea tanakiae DNA segment GCGATTTTGGCGAGGAGTTTATTTGGTGCAATGCCTGCGCTGGCGGTGATGCCAATCTCTCGTTCAATGCGGTCACGGATTTCTGCAGCCATTCGCGACGCACTGCCTTCGCAATGCGGCTGACCACTGACATCGAGATAGGCTTCATCCAGCGACAAGGGTTCAATGACATCAGTGTAATCGGCAAAAATCGCCCGCATCGCCATCGAAGCGGCTTTGTAGCGCGGAAAGTCGGGTGGCACGATGATGAGATTGCGGCAGAGTTGCTGTGCACGGTAAGTCGACATCGCTGCGCGAATACCGAGCTGGCGCGCCGGATAATTGCTGGTACACAACACGCCACGCCGGTCGCTAGCGCCGCCCACGGCGAGTGGTACATCGCGCCATTCTGGATGGTCGCGCATTTCCACTGCAGCATAAAAGCAGTCGCAATCGATATGAATGATTTTGCGTTGAATTAGCACGGTTCATTCGCCGAGCAAATAAAACAAATTGTACGTTCGTTCTATTTGAAAAGCACTTTTTTCTGCGGCAATACTGATTAATGGCGATGGCTTGTGAGTATTTTTAATGGGTATTGCTATCTAGCTATTTATAGCTAGAGCGTAGATCGATATACCCTTTCCATGAAGTCACATGTAAAGATCAGCTCACCCCCAAACGACTGAGGGGGTAGGCTGACTTGACTTGGTTAGCGGCAGTAGCTCGCCATCGAATAGCCGCGTTGCTCCGGATATTTTCGGCCACCTGGTGCACAGGTTTTCAGAACAACATCACCTGTATCGCAACGGCGTGACATCGTGACGCGTTGTCCCACGGTGAGTTTTTTGCGTTTCATATTGTAGGCGTTGAGAATCGAATCGTAGGTGCCGGTCGCAATGGCGCGTTCGGTGCCATGGATGGAAATAAGCTTCAGAATGTAATTGTGCTCTATCATGAGGTCTCCAATTTACAGCTTATTGAAGAGCGCTGGCCGTTGCCTGAGCGACGACTTTTTGCTCTTAAGAGGACTACAGTATCCGATTATATTTTTACCGATTTGTTGCAGTTAAGAAATTATTGTCGGGTGTTGTAATTTATGTGTTTTTGTTGATTTAGAGGCTGGGCCATGCGTTTTTTATCGATACTGTTTCTTATTGCGTTGCTGAGTGCATGCGGTCAAGCCAAGCTCGAACCATTGCCAGCCAACGCCGTCATTTTGGCCTATGGCGATAGCCTGACTTTTGGGACGGGTGCTGCTGCGGGCGAGGATTATCCAACGCAATTGAGTCGCTTGATTGCGCATCCCGTGATTAACGCTGGCGTGCCGGGCGAAACGACGGCGCAGGGCTTGCAGCGTCTAAATGAGACGCTGGATGAGGTGAAGCCCAAGCTGGTGCTGCTCGGCTTGGGTGGTAATGATTTTTTGCAACGCTTGCCACCAGAAGAAACCAAAGCCAATCTAGCGTTGATGCTCAACGAACTCAAGCGACGTAATATTCCAGTGATATTGTTGGCTGTGCCGAGTTTGGCTATCCCGCCGAAACCGCATCCTTTGTTTGCAGAGGTCGCCGAGCAAGCTGATGTCGTGTTGGCTGAAGAGCAATGGTTTGATATTTTGCCTAAAGGCAGTTTGAAATCCGACGCAGTCCATCCGAACGCGGCGGGTTATGCGCAATTTGCTGCGGCGATGGCTGAGTTTTTAAAAGAGCAGGGTGCGGTACGTGATTGATCGCAAAATCCTTTAGTCCGCGAAAAACACGAAAGGCACGAAAAACGACTTGAATAGATAATAAAATTATACTGAATTGGATTCCGTTTTTTTTTGCCGATTTCGTGCTTTTTCGAGCCTTTCGTGGCCCCCCGTTGTTGACCTTCTTCAACTAACTTTGTGAGCTTGCTATGACCGATAGTACTCCGCTCGATGAATTAACCCGTCAACGTGCCAGCCAAGTGATTTATCAGATTTTTCCTGAGCGATTTGCCATTGGCGGCGGTTTGAGTAGCAGTGAAAAGCTCGCTAGTTCTGCCTATGACGTGGCGGATGCGGCCAAATGTGATTGGGATGCGACGACGCTGAATCAGCCTTGGGGCAAACAATTCTTTGGTGGCGATTTGGATGGCATCGCCGACAAAATCGACTACCTCACCGAATTAGGCGTGACCGGCGTTTATTTGACGCCTGTGTTTAGCGCGCCGAGCAATCACAAGTACGACGCGACTGATTTTTTTACGATTGATGCGATGTTTGGCGGCGAAGCGGCCTTGCTGCGTTTAATCGATACGCTGCATCAACACGGCATGAGTTTGACGCTCGATGCGGTGCTCAATCATGTTTCCGAATTTCATCCGTGGTTTTTGGCCGCGAAAGCGGGGGACGCGGAAAAACGCGATTGGTTTACGTTTAGGGACGATGGCAGCTATTTGTGTTGGCAAGATTACGGCCTGATGCCGGAGCTCAATTTGTCTAATCCAGCCGTTCGCGATGTGCTGTATGCCAAGCCAAAAAGCTTGGTGCAACATTGGCTAGCGAGGGGTATCGACAACTGGCGCTTTGATGTTGCACAGGACGTGGGTATACCCGTGGCGCAGGAGATGGCGCAGATTGTTGGCAAAGCTTATCCACAGGCAGGATTGTTGGGCGAGCTAAATGGTTTTTCCGGTAGCTGGTTTCAAGCCGGTGGTGGTTTTAGCGGCATGATGAACTACTGGTATCGCACCGCGATTTTGGCGTGGCTGGCCGGTGAAATCGACGGTGTGCAAATGAACGCGGCGATTCGCGACGCGCGTGAGGCGTATGGGCTGAAAGGTTTGCTGTGCTCGTGGAATATGCTGTCTAGCCATGACACGCCGCGCTTGATTACGACGGTTGGCAATGTCGCCGATGCGCAGCTGGCGCTGGCGCTACAATTTACGCTGCCGGGGATTCCACTGCTGTATTACGGTGAAGAAATTGGTATGCAAGGCGGTGCTGATCCAGATTGTCGTCGCCCGATGCGTTGGAACGAGGCGGAGTGGAATCAGGCCCAGCGCGCTTGGGTGAAGCAGCTCATTTATATTCGTAAAAAGAATCATGCCTTGCAGTATGGTGATATATGCGTTTTAGGCGATAGGCTACAGGGCAATACCTTGGTATTTTTACGATTTACTGATGTGCCGGGCGAAGCCGCATTGGTCGTCGTGAATTTGAGCGACTCGCCGCTGAGCGCCAAATTGCTGATTCCCTACTCGCACTGGTACGACGGCGTGCCGCTGCGCGATGCGCTGGGTCATGCGCCGAATTTGAAGTTGAATGCGGGCAGTGTGCAGCTTGAAATCCCCGCACGAACCGTGGCGATTTTTGAGGCGTTCGAGCCGTATCAGAATTACACGTTTTTCAAACCGCGCAATCGTGCTTAAAGCTCAACAACGGGAGTCCACGAAAGGCACGAAAATCACGAACAAAAGTCAGCAGTAAAGAGTAGCAAGACCAGCAGATTTTAATTTTTGTGCTTTTTGTGTTTTTCGTGGACAAAATTTTTTACTAAAAAAGCTTGCAAAGCCCAGTGAAATCATGAATAATCCGCCTCCTACACAGAACACACTCATGCCCGGGTGGCGGAATTGGTAGACGCAGCGGACTCAAAATCCGCCGCCGCAAGGTGTGCCGGTTCGAGTCCGGCCCCGGGCACCAGATAGAAGAAAAAGCCGATCAACAATGATCGGCTTTTTTGCGTTTGGTCGCTTTGATTATCCGCCGCCGCGCTTCACTTTAAACCCGCGTTTGCTGAGTTCTGCCATCACCGCATCGCGATGTTCACCTTGGATTTCGATTTGTCCTTCTTTGACCGTCCCGCCCGTGCCGCACATTGTTTTGAGTTGTTTGCCGAGCGCGGTGAGTGCGGCCGCGTCGAGAATTAATCCCGTCACCACAATCACTGCTTTGCCTTTGCGTACTTCGCGGCCAACGCGGGCGATGCCGTCGCCGCTGGGGAGTGCCGTTTTGCAAATGCAAGCCGCTTGCGGCTGGCGGCATGCTGGGCACATGCTGCCGTGTTCGGTTGAGTAAACGAGTCCGCTGTTCTTACTCATCTTGCCCTGCCTTTAGCTGGGGAAACAGCACATCGGTGTAACCGAACTGCGTCATATCGGTGATGCGTTGCGGGTAGAGCACGCCAAACAGATGGTCGCATTCATGCTGTACCACGCGGGCGTGAAAGCCGCTGACGGTGCGATCTATTTCATTGCCAAATTGATCAAAGCCTTGGTAACGAATCTGGGTATGGCGTGGCACAACACCGCGCAAGCCAGGTACCGACAAACACCCCTCCCAGCCCGACTCCATTTCTTCATCAAGGGGGGTAATCACTGGATTGAGCAGAATCGTTTGTGGCACCGCATCGGCATCGGGGTAGCGCTCGTTTTGCTCGAAGCCAAACACGACCACTTGCAAGCTCACGCCGATTTGCGGCGCAGCGATGCCAACGCCATGGGTCGCGATCATGGTGTCAAAGAGATCAACTATGAGCGCATGCAGTTCGGGGGTATCAAATTGGGTAACAGGCTCGGCCGTCGCTAACAGCAGCGGCTCACCCATTTTTAGAACAGGACGGATTGGCATGATGGCGGTGCGTGTGGATCAAAACACCGATTTTACCTGATGTGTTGCCAGCAACGCGCGTGCTGGCAGATTAAAACCACGGCTTAACCGCGCTGGCTGGAGTCGATGCGGCAGAGCTGGTGCTGTTGATGACAATTTTATATTCACGGACTTGCACGGCTTCGACACTGGCATCTTCCCACGGGCGGCGGTAGAAAAATTGCAGTGTAGTTTCGCCCGATTGGCCAGCGACCAATCGCCAAGTGGTTTCGCCGCCAGCGCCGGGCGTGTTTTTCTTGCTGGGCGTATGTTTCCAGTTGCCGACCAATTTAATCGTACCATCTTCGGGTGGCTGAAATTGCCACATATAGCCAGTGCTTGGGTTGGCGGGTAGCGTGACAATAATGGTTTCTTTGGGTTTGACCTGAATAGTTTGCTGCTGATTGGCATCGTTCAATAATTGTTCGGCTTGCGCCAACGTCGGTAAAGTCAGTAATGCGACTAGGCTGGTGAGGAGGATTTTTTTCATGGCGGGCTCAATCAAATTAATCATTCGCTAGCATGTTGTAGCGATGCTGTTTTAGCTAGAGAATTATTACCCATAGCGTATGCGTATTTTTGATTTGCATAATGGGTATGTGATTGTATGCTTTTATATTTTTGAACGCCGCCTATATACCCATCAAACCAACACTTGCCGCGTACTCGCCATATAGTGATGAATCTGCTGTTCTATCTCGGGATTGATCATCAACTCAGGGCGGCGGCCGTGCGGACAGGGCAGGCTCGGTGTGGTACCGAATAGTCGACAAATCAGCGGCCGCTCCAGATAAACCGTACAGCCTTTCTCAGCTAAATGCGGACAACGCAATTCCGCCAGCGCGGCTTCGTGTTCCTTCGTGGTTTTACGCGGTAGCCGCGACATTTCCTCTGGCGACGTCGTCACCGGCCCACAGCAATCATGACAGCCGGGAATACACTCAAAACTCGGAATGCGCTGGCGTAAAAATCGGATGGTTTGGCTGTGTGGGGTCATGAGTTGATTCATTTTAAAGGCGCAATAGTTAGTTTACGCCGATTGCGTCATGACTTGCTGCGGCATTATTGGTGAAGCGCAGTGGAATCCTGTTATAATAAGCACTCTGCGGGCGTCGTATAATGGTAATACCCATGCTTCCCAAGCATGAGCCGTGGGTTCGATTCCCATCGCCCGCTCCAAACAAATGAAAGCCAGAAGTCTGTCGATTTCTGGCTTTTTTGCATTGCAGCTCGCTGTGTGTGAGTGGCGGTAATCTTTGAGGCAAATCTATGCGCGAAAAACCACGTTCTAAACCCGCTTCACCGCGTTCTGCTAGTGCGCCTAAACCGCCGGCGGAGCTGCATCCGCGTAACCGTCATCGTGGCCGTTATGACTTTCCTGCTTTGATTGCAGCATGCCCTGAGTTGCGCGCTTTTGTGGCGGTGAATCAGTATGGTGATGAGTCGATTGATTTTGCCAATCCGGCGGCAGTCAAAACGCTGAATCGGGCTTTGTTGGCGAAGTTTTATGGCGTGAAAAACTGGGATGTGCCCGCGGGTTATTTGTGCCCGCCGATTCCGGGGCGTGCGGATTATATTCACAATCTGGCGGATTTATTGGATCAGAGCTATCGCGGCAAGATTCCTGAAGTGGTGCGGGTGCTGGATATTGGTTGCGGCGCGAATTGCGTTTACCCACTGATTGGTGCGGCGGAATACGAGTGGGAAATGGTCGGCTCAGAAGTGGATGCGGTGGCATTGAAAAACGCCCAGCAGATCGTTGAGGCGAATCCGCAATTGAATATCGAGCTGCGTTTGCAAAAGATTCCGGCTGCGATGTTTTTAGGGATTGTGCAAGACGGTGAGTTTTTTGACCTAACTTTATGCAATCCGCCGTTTCATGCTTCCTTGGCTGAGGCGACGGCTGGCTCGCAACGCAAGTGGAAAAACTTAGGTAAAGCGCCGAAAACCGCAGCGCCGCTGCTCAATTTTGGTGGTCAAGGCGGCGAGCTGTGGTGCGAGGGTGGCGAAGAGGCGTTTATTCAGCGCATGATTTCCGAAAGCCGTCAGATCGGCAAACGCTGCCTGTGGTTTACTAGCTTGGTGTCAAAAGCCAGCAGTCTCCCTTTGCTATATCGAACGCTGGAAAAAGCCGGCGCGCTGGATGTGCGCACGATTGATATGAGCCAAGGGCAAAAGCAAAGCCGTGTGTTGGCGTGGACGTTTATTCCGCCAACCTCACACGAGCGGTTTTCCTCGGTTCTTTCTGAATCGGGCCGCTGAAATCCCTTTTTTCGCGCTAAATTGGCGGTGAAAATTACTGAGACTGGGAAAGCCACTGTCGAGTGCCACGCGGGGTAGTGCGTACTGCGTGGTGAGTAGCAGATTGCAGGCGTGTCCCAAGCGCAGCTCAGACAGCAAATCGCTAAAGCTCTTACCTACTTGCCGCGAGATCAACCGTTTGAGCGTGGTTTCGTTGATGTTGGCGGCTTTGGCGAGGCTGGTCAGCGTGATGCTTTCACGGTAGTGCTGATGCAAGAAATCTAAGGCCACTTTGAGGCGCGGATCGCCGACCGGCTCATTAGCGGGGGCGAGCTCCAAATAGCGTGCGTGTGAATCTGTGGGCAGTTGCCGCAACACATCGAGCAAACACAGTACGCGTTCTAGTCCTTTGAGTTGTAGCAGTTGTGCAAAGTGCGGTGCGAGTTGGGTGGCCAGCTCACGGCTAAAGACGACGCCATGCCGAATTCGTCGCAGCCATTGCCCCAATTCGCGTAGTTCGGGCAGGCCTTGCTCGGCCAGTTGATGTAGCCATTCTTCACGAAAAAACACCACATGAATTTCGATTTGATCGTGATTGGGCGCGGTTTTTCCTTGCCAAGAATGCGCTAGATTGGGGGTAATCAGTGTGAGGTCAATATCGGTAAAATCACTGACATCGTCACCCAAATACCGTAAACCACTGGCACCTGCGGTCAAGGTGATTTCGTATTCTGGGTGGTAGTGAAGATGAAAAGGGATGACTTCACCCAGATAATGATTGTGCCGCCACGGCAGCGCATGCGTGCTACCAATCCATTCACGAAATAGCATAAGTACCCTTAGACGATAAGTGGATTTAGTGTACCTAATGTGGATTTATTGCGCAGAACTTCGCAAAATACGGTAATCAAAATAAAGGAAATCAGCGATGGAAAATTTAGGTTTAAATCACATCAATCTGCGCGTGCCAACCGATTTGCTGGAGGCGATGCGGGCTTTTTATTGTGAGGTCATCCAGTTGCAAGTGGGCTTTCGCCCTGCATTTGGTACTTTGGGCTATTGGCTGTATGCGGGTGAGCAACCGGTGATTCATTTATCGATATTAAAGGGCGATACAAGTATCGATCTGAGCTTGCCCCGCGTGGTGGATCATATCGCCTTTACGTGTCGCAATATCGAGCAAACCGTGCAGAATTTGAATTCCCTCGGGCTGAAGTATCGACGCATGGATTTTGCTGATGAAGGAATTAGCCAGATTTTTATCCAAGACCCAGCGAATAATACGGTTGAATTACATTTTCATCTTTAATGTCATTGATGGTGGGTATATCGACGTACTTATTGCTTATTAATAGCTACATTTAAATACATCGATATTGGTGAGACGGTTTTTGCTCAAATTTCTTCGAGCGAGGCTTTTAGGGTTTGCACGACTTGACTCAGTTTGTTTTGCAGCGCAGCCTCATCAGTATAGGTGGCGGCGATTTTTTCCCAGCCACTGCGAACCACACTTAATAAATTTTCTTCTTGCCGATCGGATAAGCCAAAAGCAGAGAGGGTGCTTTCCATCTGCATCATCACGTCGCCAAATAAGGCGGTTCGTTCCACATTGCCTTGCCGTTGTTGTTGATCAATTTCGCTTAAGGTGCTGGTCAAGGATTGAATCGAATTCATGATGGCGAGTTGATTTTGTGTCGCGATCAGCGTGGTTTTGATTTTGATGGCCTCCAGCCTCGATTCGGCCGCTTCAATCAAAATCGCGAGGTGATCGCGCAGGCGTCCGCAGCGTTCTTCGTCATCGACGGGCATATTGTTGACGACCAATTGCACATTCGGATAGTTGACCGACAGGCGATTACGAAAACGCACAATTCGGTCCATCGTCGCCATTTTTTGTAGCACCGCCAGCTCTACCCCGGTTGCCACACCTTGCAGATTGAGCGCGACGATGCCCGAGTCGGTTTTTAGCTGGACGACACCGTCGAGCTGAAATTGTTGAAGCGCGGCAATCAATAATTGCGCGAGCCCTTGTGCGGTGTTGTTGCCGTTGAAATTTTTCAGTGTTTCCATCAACAAGCCGGTTTCACTCATGCTGCTCATCGCGGTGAAAGCGGTCGTCGTGGCATAGTTAATTTGCGATTTCATCTGAGCGCGTTCGGCACTCAGTTGTAGCATGTGCGCAGTGCGGGTGAGCAGGACTTTATGGTTGATGGGTTTGGTGATAAAACCCTGGCCGCCGACGTCGTATACTTTGAGTAGTTCGTCGGCATTTTCTTCGGCCGACATCAGCATCACGGGGATGTCTGATATTTCAAAATCATCACAAATGGCTTTGCATAAATCGAATCCGTTCATTTTGGGCATTTGCACATCGGCAATCACTGCGACGGGATTGATTTCTCGTGCTTTCTGTAACCCAGCCTCTCCGTCTACGGCTTCGACCACTTGATACTCGGCCTCAAGTATTCGGCGTACCAAGAGACGAATAATTGAATCGTCATCAACGACTAAAATCACCGGTTTACTGGTCGTTTCTAACATGTTTTTATCCTTTGCCAATCAGCATGTTTGAAGTGTAGTCGGAGATCAAAGATTTACTATCTACATAAAGAATAGGGCTTTGTGATATTGCACAAAGCCCTATTCTTGAGTGTTGAAATCAACGGTGCTTAAAATTCAGCCCATTCTTCGTCTTCATTCTTGACGGTGGCTTGGCTGGTGGGTTTGCTGATGGGCTTGAGCATCGGTTGGGGGATGGCTTTGGCTGGGGATTTTGCGATGGTCTTTGTTTTGCTCGCGCCATTTTTGAGTTTGAATACGCCGACTAGTTCTGCGAGTTGACCCGCTTGTTCTTGCAATGATTCGGCGGCGGCGGCGGCTTCTTCGACCAGTGCGGCATTTTGCTGCGTGACTTCATCCATATTGGCAACGGCCTGATTCACTTGGGCAATACCAGCGCTTTGCTCTTTGGATGCTTCGGCAATTTCCGCCATGATGTGCGTGACCCGCTGAATGCTGACCTCAATTTCAGTCATCGTACTGCCCGCGGTATTGACGATCTGACTACCGCGCTCGACCTCGCTCACACTGTCGCCAATCAGCGTTTTGATTTCTTTGGCGGCGACCGCCGAGCGTTGCGCCAAATTACGCACTTCAGACGCCACCACTGCAAAGCCTCTGCCTTGTTCGCCAGCGCGCGCCGCTTCAACCGCGGCGTTGAGCGCCAAGATATTAGTCTGGAATGCGATACCGTCGATAACGCTAATAATGTCGACAATTTTGCGCGAGGCTTCATTGATCGACCCCATGCTACTTACGGCTTCTTGGACTAAATTCGCGCCTTTCTTGGCGATGAGTTCTGAATTGCGCGCCAGTTGGCTGGCCTCAATGGCATTCTCGGCATTTTGTTTCACAGTACTGGCTAGTTCTTCGCTACTGGCTGCGGTTTCTTCCAGATTGGCGGCTTGGGCTTCGGTGCGGCGTGATAGATCGCCATTGCCTTGTGAGATTTCTTGCGAGGCGATATTAATGGTGCTGCCTGCGACTTGGATCTCACCAACCAACTGTTGCAGCTTATCGACGGTTGCATTGATGCCGTCTTTGGTTTCGCCAAACAGCCCTGCGTATTCTTTGTCTATGGTTTGCGTCAAATCACCATCGGCGAGCGCATTGGCAACGCGCATCACATCACGTAAACCCGTTTCAGTGACCTCTGAGAGTCGATTGAGTAGCGTGGCGAGGCGGGCGCTAAAGCCTTGTTTGTCGCGCAAATCAAGCCGTGGGCTAAAGTTACCTTGCTCCGCAGCGGCGGCGACGATGCCTTCAATTTCGGCAACGATGCTGCTGAGCGCAAATACCGTGTGGTTGACGCCATCTTTAGCTCGACCAAACAGGCCTGGATAGTCTTTTTGAATCGTTTGGCTCAAATCGCCCACAGAGAGTGCATTGGCGACACGCAAGATATCGTTGAAACCCACGTCGCAGGTATTGATCAATAGATTTAAATCTTCGACCATCGCTTTGAATTTGAACTGATAAAGCGATGCATCGACGCGCACGCTAAAGTCGCCCTGCGCGCCAGCTTCGGCCATCAGTTTGATGTCGTTGCTGATGGCGACGAGGGATTGTTTTACTTGATCAACTGCTTGGGTGATTTGTGCTTGATCGCCATTCAGGCGAACCATATCGACTTCAAAATTGCCTTTGGCGTATTGGGCGATCACTTGCACCGTTTGTTCGGTCACATTGATATGCGACGTGACCAATTGATTGGTTTCATTGGCCATTTCTTGAAATGAGCCAGAAAAATACTCGGCATTCATTCGTGCGCTCGTTGTTCCTGCGGCATGGCTTTTGGCCATATCGACCTGCGCTTGAATAAACTGCAGCACCGTACATTGCATGCCGTGCATGGCATTGAGTAATAAGCTCATTTCATCGTAATCGCGTAGCGTAATTTCATTATCCAGCTTGCCACCCGCAATATTTTCAGCAATCACCACGGCGCGGGTAAGGGGGATAGAAATCGCGCGCAGCAGTAATACGCATGAAATGAGTGCCAGCACGAGCCCCAGTACAATCAAGCTGATGGCAATGAGTTTGACTTGTTCATAGCTGGCTTGGGCTTGGGTGTATTCCGCTTTGGCTACGTCGAGCTGCAAATTCATCAGTGCCGTGATTTGCTCGCCAACTGGATCAATGACCTCGTAAAGTGGTCCAATGAACTGGATGAGTTCACCTTGAACAATGTCGGTTTTGCCGACAAGAAATTGCGCTAGTTTGTTAATCTCTTCATTGGCCTTGGCAAACCGTAATTCAGATTCAGCCGCGAGTTTCGCTTCTTCGGCAGTCAGCGTAGTGGCTTTATACGCACCCCATTCGCGGGCAATATCGGCTTGAGCTTGATTGATATTTTTTGCGGTGTCTTCTGCGCTAATCATTCCCGCATTGGCTTTATTCATTGCGTCGATGATGTTCACTGCATACGAGTCGGCTACCAGCTTGAGTTGCTTGAGGGGTACCACGCGGTCTTCATACACGGTTTTGAGTGACTGGTTGACCTGTTTGAGGTTGTACAATCCCATGCCGCCCATCAGCACCAACAGTAGTGATAAGAATAAAACGGTGTAAATGATGCGTTGCTTGATTGAGACTTTCATAAGATTACCTCGCTGCCAAGTCATCGTGAATTGCTGAGTGGTTGCGGCTCGCAATATGTTATTTGATTACTACTTAATTGGTATGCTTGGTAATTCTTGATTAAGAGTTTGTAATGTCAAGAAAATACGGGAACATTTTCTGCGTGGCACGCCAAGCGGTGCACTACATAAGTATTTAATAATGTTGAAATTTTTATATTCTGATTGCGCGCCGAAGGG contains these protein-coding regions:
- a CDS encoding methyl-accepting chemotaxis protein is translated as MKVSIKQRIIYTVLFLSLLLVLMGGMGLYNLKQVNQSLKTVYEDRVVPLKQLKLVADSYAVNIIDAMNKANAGMISAEDTAKNINQAQADIAREWGAYKATTLTAEEAKLAAESELRFAKANEEINKLAQFLVGKTDIVQGELIQFIGPLYEVIDPVGEQITALMNLQLDVAKAEYTQAQASYEQVKLIAISLIVLGLVLALISCVLLLRAISIPLTRAVVIAENIAGGKLDNEITLRDYDEMSLLLNAMHGMQCTVLQFIQAQVDMAKSHAAGTTSARMNAEYFSGSFQEMANETNQLVTSHINVTEQTVQVIAQYAKGNFEVDMVRLNGDQAQITQAVDQVKQSLVAISNDIKLMAEAGAQGDFSVRVDASLYQFKFKAMVEDLNLLINTCDVGFNDILRVANALSVGDLSQTIQKDYPGLFGRAKDGVNHTVFALSSIVAEIEGIVAAAAEQGNFSPRLDLRDKQGFSARLATLLNRLSEVTETGLRDVMRVANALADGDLTQTIDKEYAGLFGETKDGINATVDKLQQLVGEIQVAGSTINIASQEISQGNGDLSRRTEAQAANLEETAASSEELASTVKQNAENAIEASQLARNSELIAKKGANLVQEAVSSMGSINEASRKIVDIISVIDGIAFQTNILALNAAVEAARAGEQGRGFAVVASEVRNLAQRSAVAAKEIKTLIGDSVSEVERGSQIVNTAGSTMTEIEVSIQRVTHIMAEIAEASKEQSAGIAQVNQAVANMDEVTQQNAALVEEAAAAAESLQEQAGQLAELVGVFKLKNGASKTKTIAKSPAKAIPQPMLKPISKPTSQATVKNEDEEWAEF